The following coding sequences lie in one Colius striatus isolate bColStr4 chromosome 14, bColStr4.1.hap1, whole genome shotgun sequence genomic window:
- the PRMT7 gene encoding protein arginine N-methyltransferase 7 isoform X5: MMAASAGADFCYAIEVFKPMANAAVKIVEKNGFHDKIKVINKHSTEVTVGPDGDMQCRANILVTELFDTELIGEGALPTYEHAHKYLVQEGCEAVPHRATVYVQLVESKRMWSWNKLFPVHVKAEDGEKIIVSPSEMENCPGVPSVCDIQLNQMPSSDFTILSDVVTMFSVDFSKPVRSASTYYRVQLEPVKSGKAQIVLSWWDIDMDPSGTINCTMAPYWVKSTSAFQWRDHWMQCVYFLPNEESVLQGEKVDLTACRDEYSLWYKLQKARGEEESKADVRVESPVCRCQAHLLWNRPRFGELNDQNRTRQYIKSLMKVLKTDSVCLCISDGSLLPVLAHYLGAKQVFTLENSSVSCSVMEKFFRANKLEDKIKIIEARPELLTPSHLEDKKISVLVGEPFFTTSLLPWHNLYFWYARTAVASHLTSNVTILPQSASLHMMIVEFQDLWRIRSPCGICEGFDVRTMDDMIQVRRLKSFSTTLGKTNSLNFRESREAEPHPLWEYPCKSLSDPQEVLTFDFRKTVPQHCVSSKGSVNLLRKGKSHGAVLWMEYHLTADISVSTGLMEISNEKGNCEWNPHCKQAVYFFSSVIESEVLSDLPSAVTYAMNFDTKTGEITMDFKLLILSGI; this comes from the exons ATGATGGCAGCTTCAGCAGGTGCAGATTTCTGCTATGCAATTGAG GTTTTCAAACCCATGGCTAATGCTGCTGTAAAGATAGTGGAGAAGAACGGTTTTCATGACAAGATCAAGGTAATCAACAAACACTCCACTGAAGTCACAGTTGGCCCAG ATGGAGATATGCAATGTCGTGCAAACATCCTGGTAACAGAATTATTTGATACAGAGCTGATAGGAGAAGGAGCTTTACCAACCTATGAGCATGCACACAAATACCTTGTACAG GAAGGATGTGAGGCAGTGCCTCACAGGGCAACAGTGTATGTCCAGCTAGTGGAATCCAAAAGAATGTGGTCGTGGAACAAACTCTTTCCTGTTCACGTCAAAGCAGAGGATGGTGAAAAAATCATTGTCTCCCCTTCAGAAATGGAGAACTGTCCAGGTGTTCCTTCTGTTTGTGATATCCAGCTGAACCAGATGCCTTCAAGTGACTTCACTATCCTTAGTGATGTGGTGACAATGTTCAG TGTGGATTTCAGTAAGCCAGTAAGGAGTGCTTCGACCTACTACAGAGTGCAGCTGGAGCCTGTGAAATCTGGCAAGGCACAAATTGTACTTTCCTGGTGGGACATTGACATGGACCCCTCTGGGACAATAAATTGTACAATGGCTCCGTACTGGGTAAAATCCACTTCTGCTTTCCAG TGGAGAGATCACTGGATGCAGTGTGtgtattttcttccaaatgaaGAGTCAGTTCTCCAGGGTGAGAAAGTGGACCTGACTGCCTGTCGTGATGAATACTCTCTGTGGTACAAGCTGCAGAAAGCCAG AGGTGAAGAGGAGAGTAAAGCAGATGTTCGTGTTGAGAGTCCTGTTTGTAGATGTCAGGCTCATCTTCTTTGGAATCGACCACGCTTTGGGGAGTTAAACGATCAGAACCGAACACGCCAATATATTAAGTCTTTGATGAAA GTTCTGAAAACAGATAGTGTGTGCCTGTGTATCAGCGATGGCAgtctgctgcctgtgctggctcACTATCTCGGAGCAAAGCAG gTGTTTACATTAGAAAACTCTTCTGTGTCCTGTTCTGTCATGGAAAAA ttttttaGAGCAAATAAGCtggaagataaaataaaaataatagaagCACGCCCTGAGTTGTTGACACCTTCTCATTTGGAAGATAAAAAG ATTTCTGTTCTTGTGGGAGAGCCATTTTTCACTACAAGTTTGTTACCATGGCATAACCTGTATTTCTGGTATGCCAGGACAGCTGTGGCCAGTCACCTTACCAGCAACGTCACTATCCTACCTCAGTCTGCATCTTTGCACATGATGATTGTGGAATTCCAG GACTTGTGGAGAATACGGAGTCCATGTGGCATCTGTGAAGGTTTTGATGTCCGGACTATGGATGATATGATTCAAGTAAGAAGACTGAAGAGTTTCAGCACAACTCTTGGCAAAACA AATTCTCTGAATTTTAGGGAATCCAGGGAAGCAGAGCCTCACCCTCTGTGGGAGTATCCTTGCAAGTCACTCTCTGACCCCCAGGAAGTTTTGACATTTGACTTCAGAAAGACTGTACCACAACACTGTGTCAGCTCAAAGGGTTCTGTAAATCTTTTAAG gaaaggaaagagccATGGAGCAGTTCTGTGGATGGAGTATCATCTTACTGCAGATATCTCTGTTAGTACAGGACTGATGgaaatttcaaatgaaaag GGAAACTGTGAATGGAATCCCCACTGCAAGCAAGCTGTCTATTTCTTCAGTTCTGTTATCGAGTCAGAAGTTCTGTCAGACCTTCCTAGTGCTGTCACCTATGCTATGAATTTTGACACAAAGACAGGAGAGATTACCATGGATTTCAAGCTATT GATTCTGTCCGGGATTTGA